One genomic region from Mangifera indica cultivar Alphonso chromosome 17, CATAS_Mindica_2.1, whole genome shotgun sequence encodes:
- the LOC123200220 gene encoding RING-H2 finger protein ATL52-like translates to MRALHGDYLQPTTPTPPPPASPPPSNPPKSNLPMLYYGLVVVGTAALVLAVYNLIIIKWCNRRQSRSEQRPNRYIEATTASQSFESLNRNLLSSFKYKKDVNITMGGEDEEESSEYECPVCLSIFEEGEEVRQLPRCKHSFHAPCIDMWLYSHFDCPVCRAPVELRLNLRHTEDNSREGLL, encoded by the coding sequence ATGAGAGCACTTCACGGCGACTACCTACAGCCAACGACGCCGACGCCGCCGCCGCCAGCATCTCCACCGCCATCTAACCCTCCGAAATCAAACCTGCCCATGTTGTACTACGGCCTAGTGGTGGTGGGCACGGCGGCTTTGGTGCTTGCAGTATATAATCTTATCATTATCAAGTGGTGCAACCGTCGTCAAAGCCGGTCAGAGCAGAGACCTAACAGGTATATAGAAGCTACAACAGCCAGCCAGAGTTTTGAAAGCCTCAACAGGAACTTGCTGTCGAGTTTTAAGTATAAGAAGGATGTAAATATCACCATGGGAGGTGAAGATGAAGAGGAAAGTAGCGAATATGAATGCCCGGTTTGTTTATCGATTTTTGAAGAAGGGGAGGAGGTGAGGCAGCTGCCGAGATGCAAGCATTCATTTCATGCGCCTTGTATAGATATGTGGCTTTACTCTCACTTCGACTGCCCGGTTTGCCGTGCTCCGGTGGAGCTCCGCCTCAATCTCCGGCATACAGAGGACAATTCGAGGGAAGGTTTGCTGTAG